The Sphingopyxis fribergensis genome contains a region encoding:
- the addA gene encoding double-strand break repair helicase AddA — protein MTRLHDLDPGQQAAAEPGDHVWLGASAGTGKTQVLSARVLRLMLAGVAPDAILCITFTKAGAAEMAHRIHERLALWVRMDDGDLRLDLRALGADWQQPGILDRARSLFATVIDSAPGAIRVQTIHSFCQTLLASFPLEAKIMPGFRALEEGEAADLQRQVMGKLLSELGIEGDAMRRHAAMLSRRMGQDAAMTFLVRCAHAFAAPFQTRILPPRGHDLRAALGLPDGDAEAWLVTRLGAGAIADADISAIATVGRTWGSATGVARAGTMAAWLAADPAARATMLGDVLGAIVKKDGDIAAHYLTPGKQMGDCLGSAECVAAAIGELMATMRAMQVADDLAAAWDLGSRFAEAYALAKREGGLADFDDLIAIAGSLLRLGQFGEWVRFKLDQRTDHILVDEAQDTNTRQWAIVAALAEEFFAGTGAKDERIRTMFTVGDRKQAIFGFQGTEPAAFEAARIRFGEWAEGGGQPFAQVDLVTNYRSSPAVLDVVDEWVGSGGAELMGLASDEPPHLPFRSEHPGRVELWQPLPVGKALAAEAGDEEAGDEDASEGGDPLAPASDPASLRLSRAIADEVRDWIEHGKDGRSVAPGDILILVRRRRDLAARIVARLQSLGVPVAGVDRFALTQPLGVQDLLAAMRFAIQPLDDLNLAALLVSPLIGWSQDDLFGFAHGRGKRALWEQLRAREGEVSAETMMALRGLLGMADFTTPYRFLDRVLSGPVQGRRRLYARLGREARDPIDELLNQALAFERLHTPSLLAFLSEVEASSADIKRQTEARSNVVRVMTVHGSKGLQAPIVILADATDDPVQRQRGFDVSLEGWDRLPVFGLPKEERHGRIAEAHDAKARAEIEEHWRLLYVAMTRAEELLIVTGITKKEDRSLPELCWHAAVDGVMEGMGLGWQDAGPRWGQKRVHAVNAKAWARQRDKPAVAVPAIAIPDWALKPAPEEARPPRPLAPSALGDDDVASPPQGGDGVVAVERGLLLHALFERLPPVAPARRRIAAAHWLTTQAAALDESARAKMVDEVIGVLEDPSHAALFGPGSLAEVPLSAVVNGVVVAGIVDRLLITDQAVTVVDYKTGRHVPASAVDVQPAYLRQMAAYRDALAVIFPGRRVEAALLYTVAARLIRLDDALLDAHKPGLTATKANLPGSALEPEAPTP, from the coding sequence ATGACGCGGCTCCATGACCTTGATCCCGGCCAGCAGGCGGCGGCGGAGCCGGGCGACCATGTCTGGCTCGGCGCGTCGGCGGGGACGGGCAAGACGCAGGTATTGTCGGCGCGCGTGCTGCGGCTGATGCTCGCGGGGGTCGCGCCCGATGCGATCCTGTGCATCACCTTTACCAAGGCGGGCGCCGCCGAAATGGCGCACCGCATTCACGAGCGGCTGGCGCTGTGGGTGCGGATGGACGATGGCGATTTGCGGCTCGACCTGCGCGCTTTGGGCGCCGACTGGCAGCAGCCGGGCATTCTCGACCGCGCGCGGTCGCTGTTCGCAACGGTGATCGACAGCGCACCGGGGGCGATCCGCGTGCAGACGATCCACAGTTTCTGTCAGACCTTGCTTGCGAGCTTTCCGCTCGAGGCGAAGATCATGCCGGGGTTCCGGGCGCTCGAAGAGGGCGAGGCGGCCGATTTGCAGCGGCAGGTGATGGGCAAGCTGCTTTCGGAACTGGGCATCGAGGGCGATGCGATGCGCCGCCATGCGGCGATGCTGTCGCGGCGGATGGGGCAGGACGCCGCGATGACGTTTCTCGTGCGCTGCGCCCACGCCTTTGCCGCGCCGTTCCAGACGCGGATATTGCCGCCGCGCGGGCATGATCTGCGCGCGGCGCTGGGGCTGCCCGATGGCGATGCAGAGGCATGGCTCGTCACGCGCCTTGGCGCGGGTGCGATTGCCGATGCCGATATTTCCGCGATTGCCACCGTCGGGCGCACCTGGGGCAGCGCGACGGGTGTCGCACGCGCCGGGACGATGGCGGCGTGGCTCGCCGCCGACCCAGCCGCGCGCGCCACGATGCTGGGCGATGTGCTGGGCGCGATCGTCAAAAAGGATGGCGACATCGCCGCACATTACCTGACCCCCGGCAAGCAGATGGGCGACTGCCTTGGCTCGGCCGAATGCGTCGCGGCGGCGATTGGCGAGCTGATGGCGACGATGCGGGCGATGCAGGTCGCCGACGATCTGGCCGCTGCGTGGGATTTGGGGAGCCGCTTTGCCGAGGCCTATGCACTGGCGAAGCGCGAGGGCGGGCTGGCCGATTTCGACGATCTGATCGCGATTGCGGGGTCGTTGCTGCGGCTCGGCCAGTTCGGCGAATGGGTGCGCTTCAAGCTCGACCAGCGCACCGACCATATTTTGGTCGACGAGGCGCAGGACACCAACACGCGCCAATGGGCGATCGTCGCCGCGCTTGCCGAGGAGTTTTTCGCCGGCACGGGCGCGAAGGACGAGCGGATCCGCACGATGTTCACCGTTGGCGACCGCAAGCAGGCGATCTTCGGCTTTCAGGGCACCGAGCCCGCGGCGTTCGAGGCGGCGCGCATCCGGTTCGGCGAATGGGCCGAGGGCGGTGGCCAGCCGTTCGCGCAGGTCGATCTGGTCACCAATTATCGGTCGAGCCCCGCGGTGCTCGACGTAGTCGATGAATGGGTCGGAAGCGGCGGCGCCGAGCTGATGGGGCTGGCGAGCGATGAGCCGCCGCATTTGCCCTTCCGCAGCGAGCATCCGGGGCGTGTCGAACTGTGGCAGCCGTTGCCCGTGGGCAAGGCGCTTGCCGCCGAGGCCGGCGATGAGGAGGCCGGCGACGAGGATGCGAGCGAGGGCGGCGATCCGCTCGCCCCCGCGAGCGACCCCGCGAGCCTGCGTCTGTCGCGCGCGATCGCCGACGAGGTCCGCGACTGGATCGAACATGGCAAGGACGGGCGCAGCGTCGCGCCGGGCGATATATTGATCCTCGTCCGCCGCCGCCGCGACCTCGCGGCGCGGATCGTTGCGCGGTTGCAATCGCTGGGCGTGCCCGTCGCGGGTGTCGACCGCTTTGCGCTGACGCAGCCGCTGGGGGTGCAGGATTTGCTGGCGGCGATGCGCTTTGCGATCCAGCCGCTCGACGATCTCAACCTCGCCGCGCTGCTCGTGTCGCCGCTGATCGGCTGGTCGCAGGACGATCTGTTCGGTTTCGCGCATGGGCGCGGCAAACGCGCCTTGTGGGAGCAACTCCGCGCGCGTGAAGGCGAGGTGTCGGCGGAGACGATGATGGCGCTGCGCGGGCTGCTTGGCATGGCCGATTTCACGACGCCCTATCGCTTCCTCGACCGCGTGCTGTCGGGTCCGGTGCAGGGACGGCGGCGGCTCTATGCGCGGCTGGGGCGCGAGGCGCGCGACCCGATAGACGAGCTGCTGAACCAAGCGCTCGCGTTCGAGCGGTTGCACACGCCCTCGCTGCTCGCCTTCCTGAGCGAGGTCGAGGCGAGCAGCGCCGACATCAAACGTCAGACCGAAGCGCGCAGCAATGTCGTGCGCGTGATGACGGTGCATGGGTCCAAAGGCTTGCAGGCGCCGATCGTCATCCTTGCCGATGCGACCGACGACCCGGTGCAGCGCCAGCGCGGGTTCGACGTCTCGCTGGAGGGTTGGGACAGGCTGCCGGTGTTCGGGCTGCCGAAAGAGGAGCGGCATGGGCGGATTGCCGAGGCGCATGACGCCAAGGCGCGCGCCGAGATCGAGGAGCATTGGCGGCTGCTCTACGTCGCGATGACGCGCGCCGAGGAACTGCTGATCGTCACCGGGATCACCAAGAAGGAAGATCGCTCGCTGCCCGAGCTCTGCTGGCACGCGGCGGTCGACGGGGTGATGGAGGGCATGGGGCTGGGCTGGCAGGACGCCGGGCCGCGTTGGGGACAGAAGCGCGTTCATGCGGTGAATGCCAAGGCATGGGCGCGGCAGCGCGACAAGCCGGCGGTGGCCGTGCCGGCGATTGCAATTCCCGACTGGGCGCTGAAACCTGCCCCCGAAGAGGCGCGCCCGCCGCGCCCGCTGGCGCCGTCGGCGCTGGGTGACGACGATGTCGCATCGCCGCCGCAGGGTGGCGACGGCGTGGTGGCGGTCGAGCGCGGGCTGCTGCTCCATGCGCTGTTCGAGCGATTGCCGCCGGTGGCGCCCGCACGGCGGCGCATCGCGGCCGCGCATTGGCTGACGACGCAGGCGGCCGCGCTTGATGAAAGTGCGCGCGCGAAAATGGTCGACGAGGTGATCGGCGTTCTGGAGGACCCCTCGCATGCGGCGCTGTTCGGACCGGGGTCGCTCGCCGAGGTGCCATTGTCGGCTGTGGTCAACGGCGTCGTCGTAGCGGGGATCGTTGACCGGCTCCTCATTACCGATCAGGCGGTGACCGTTGTCGATTACAAGACCGGGCGGCATGTTCCGGCGAGTGCGGTCGACGTTCAGCCCGCCTATCTCCGCCAGATGGCGGCCTATCGCGATGCGCTCGCGGTGATTTTTCCGGGCCGGCGCGTCGAGGCAGCGCTGCTTTATACTGTGGCAGCCCGGTTGATCCGCCTCGACGACGCCTTGCTCGATGCACACAAGCCGGGCTTGACGGCAACCAAGGCGAATTTGCCGGGTTCAGCCCTTGAGCCGGAGGCACCGACACCCTAA
- the addB gene encoding double-strand break repair protein AddB has translation MADDKPTIYSIPVQRAFADALAAGLIARYADGALGLAQGLIVLPSNRARSAVHAAFVRAGGSGLLMPRLAVIGDADLDESVALALDPIDESDAIPPAIDALKRRLMLAGLIEKHNPAGEEPITGAAAFQLAEGLGRVIDQLHYEEVAPARLADIESALGDLAGHWQASWRRLSLLVDQWPGLLAATGHIDRADRRNHLLARVSRGWRVAPPARFVVAAGVTTAAPAIARLLRTVADLAEGMVVLPGLDLDMAGEEWDALGPVKADPEKSHERPLETHPQYHLKLLLGRMGVSRGEVQSWDATSPFDGPDARAPFTSLLFAPAAYTARWQQAGDLRPGIAGVSAAVFGDDGQEAQGIALMMRHALETPARTVALVTPDRALAARVAAALARWDIAVDDSAGQPLGQTPPGALLLALAEFAAAFDPVRLVALLGHPLVRAGEGRLGWLDQVRRLDLVLRGPGLVPGWDGVTMRIAERAADAKARGHGAATLIGDWWADVAAGLGAALAPFAAGAPAPPSVLLGALQAALGWLTGEGAWTGHAGRALSEIFDRWSLAKGEGPALVAPADFPAMLTDLLSGESVRPPYGGHPRLFIWGLLEARLQRADVMILGGLDEGRWPQQQSPDPWLAPGIRRMLGLAAPERQQGAAAHDFAGAFAAREVVVTRAMRSGGDPAVASRFWLRLAALAGDLPEARVGSKSVAALAAALDVPPGPIAPALMPQPQPPADARPGQISVTGVDLLAKDPYAFYAGRILRLSVLDPLRAGPDPRWLGTRVHAFLEDWQRAGATPEALEAELARLLDDPALDALARAFWFPRIEPALRWAAERVWAARADGREPVATEVTGVHELDGIRLTGKADRIDRLADGSLAIVDYKTGATPSGSAAFDGLDNQLGLLGLLAEMGKVDGVAAGPINALEYWSLKADRAKGIDGSIAPTHGSRRKLKTAEEAVARAYDAFAELTAAYLLGDGVFAPGDNAKRFTDYDQLMRRDEWFGRGGDAP, from the coding sequence CTGACGACAAACCCACCATTTACTCCATCCCCGTCCAGCGGGCCTTTGCCGACGCGCTCGCCGCCGGGTTGATCGCGCGCTACGCCGACGGCGCGCTGGGGCTGGCGCAGGGCCTGATCGTGCTGCCGAGCAATCGCGCGCGAAGCGCCGTGCACGCGGCGTTCGTGCGCGCTGGCGGCTCCGGGCTGCTGATGCCGCGGCTCGCGGTGATCGGCGACGCCGATCTTGACGAAAGCGTCGCGCTCGCGCTCGACCCGATCGACGAGAGCGATGCAATCCCGCCCGCGATCGACGCGCTGAAACGGCGGCTGATGCTCGCCGGCCTGATCGAGAAACATAATCCGGCGGGCGAAGAGCCGATCACCGGCGCGGCGGCATTCCAGCTTGCCGAGGGGCTGGGGCGCGTGATCGATCAACTGCATTATGAGGAGGTCGCGCCCGCGCGGCTCGCCGATATCGAAAGCGCGCTCGGCGACCTTGCCGGGCATTGGCAGGCGTCGTGGCGGCGGCTGTCGCTGCTCGTCGACCAATGGCCGGGGCTGCTCGCCGCGACGGGGCATATCGACCGTGCCGATCGCCGCAATCACCTGCTCGCGCGCGTGAGCAGGGGATGGCGCGTCGCGCCGCCGGCGCGCTTCGTGGTGGCGGCGGGCGTGACGACGGCGGCGCCCGCGATCGCGCGGCTGCTGCGCACCGTCGCCGATCTGGCCGAGGGCATGGTCGTGCTGCCGGGGCTCGACCTCGATATGGCGGGCGAGGAGTGGGATGCGCTCGGGCCGGTGAAAGCCGACCCCGAGAAGTCCCATGAACGCCCGCTCGAGACGCACCCGCAATATCATCTGAAGCTGCTGCTCGGGCGCATGGGTGTGTCGCGGGGCGAAGTGCAGTCGTGGGACGCGACCTCGCCCTTCGACGGCCCCGATGCGCGCGCGCCCTTCACTTCGCTGCTCTTCGCGCCCGCCGCTTATACCGCGCGCTGGCAGCAGGCGGGCGATCTGAGGCCCGGCATCGCCGGGGTCAGCGCCGCGGTGTTCGGCGACGACGGGCAGGAGGCGCAGGGGATCGCGCTGATGATGCGCCACGCGCTCGAAACGCCGGCACGCACCGTCGCGCTGGTCACCCCCGATCGTGCGCTGGCGGCGCGCGTCGCGGCCGCGCTCGCGCGCTGGGACATAGCGGTCGACGACAGCGCGGGGCAGCCGCTGGGGCAGACGCCGCCGGGCGCGCTGCTGCTCGCGCTGGCGGAATTTGCGGCGGCGTTCGATCCGGTGCGGCTCGTGGCGCTGCTCGGGCATCCGCTGGTGCGCGCGGGCGAGGGGCGGCTCGGCTGGCTCGATCAGGTGCGGCGGCTCGACCTTGTGCTGCGCGGGCCGGGGCTGGTGCCGGGTTGGGATGGGGTGACGATGCGGATCGCCGAACGCGCGGCCGATGCGAAGGCGCGCGGCCATGGTGCGGCGACGCTGATCGGCGATTGGTGGGCCGATGTTGCGGCGGGGCTGGGCGCGGCGCTGGCTCCTTTCGCGGCGGGCGCGCCCGCGCCGCCGTCGGTCCTGCTCGGTGCTTTGCAGGCGGCGCTCGGCTGGTTGACCGGCGAGGGCGCGTGGACCGGCCATGCCGGGCGCGCGCTGTCCGAGATTTTCGACCGCTGGTCGCTCGCGAAGGGCGAGGGGCCCGCGCTCGTCGCGCCCGCCGACTTCCCGGCGATGCTGACCGACCTGTTGTCGGGCGAGAGCGTACGGCCGCCCTATGGCGGGCACCCGCGGCTGTTCATCTGGGGCTTGCTCGAAGCGCGGTTGCAGCGCGCCGATGTGATGATTCTCGGTGGGCTCGACGAGGGCCGCTGGCCGCAACAGCAGAGCCCCGACCCCTGGCTTGCGCCGGGCATCCGCCGGATGCTCGGGCTCGCCGCGCCTGAACGCCAGCAGGGCGCGGCGGCGCATGACTTCGCGGGGGCGTTCGCGGCGCGCGAGGTGGTGGTGACGCGCGCGATGCGCAGCGGCGGCGATCCGGCGGTCGCGTCGCGCTTCTGGTTGCGGCTCGCCGCGCTCGCGGGCGACTTGCCCGAGGCGCGCGTGGGTAGCAAGAGCGTGGCGGCGCTGGCGGCGGCGCTCGACGTGCCGCCGGGGCCGATCGCGCCCGCGCTTATGCCGCAGCCGCAGCCGCCCGCCGACGCGCGGCCGGGGCAGATCAGCGTGACCGGCGTCGACCTGCTCGCGAAGGATCCATACGCTTTTTATGCCGGGCGCATCCTGCGGCTTTCGGTGCTCGATCCGCTGCGCGCCGGGCCCGATCCGCGCTGGCTCGGCACGCGCGTCCATGCGTTTCTGGAGGATTGGCAGCGCGCCGGGGCGACGCCCGAAGCGCTGGAGGCCGAACTCGCCCGCCTGCTCGATGATCCGGCGCTCGATGCGCTCGCGCGCGCTTTCTGGTTCCCGCGGATCGAGCCCGCATTGCGCTGGGCCGCCGAGCGCGTGTGGGCGGCGCGCGCCGACGGTCGCGAGCCGGTCGCGACTGAGGTGACGGGCGTGCATGAACTTGATGGCATTCGTCTGACGGGCAAGGCCGACCGGATCGACCGGCTGGCCGACGGAAGCCTCGCGATCGTCGATTACAAGACCGGCGCGACGCCGAGCGGGAGCGCGGCGTTCGACGGGCTCGACAATCAATTGGGGCTGCTCGGGCTGCTCGCCGAAATGGGGAAGGTCGACGGCGTGGCGGCCGGACCGATCAATGCACTCGAATATTGGAGCCTCAAGGCCGACCGCGCCAAGGGCATCGACGGCAGCATCGCGCCGACGCATGGGAGCCGGCGCAAGCTCAAGACCGCCGAGGAGGCAGTTGCGCGCGCTTATGATGCGTTTGCCGAATTGACCGCCGCCTATCTGCTGGGCGACGGCGTGTTTGCGCCGGGCGACAATGCCAAGCGCTTTACCGATTACGACCAGCTGATGCGCCGCGACGAATGGTTCGGGCGCGGGGGCGATGCGCCATGA